From Micromonospora echinaurantiaca:
ACGACGTCGCGGTGCACCTCCTTGGCCCCGGTGACCGGGTCGACCAGGGCGAGCGCCCCGCCGAGCTGGCCGTACTCGGGGATGGTGCCGAACGCGATCCGATCGCCGACGCCGGTGATGGCGAACGGCCGGTCCTGGTGGTCGGTGCGCAGCGAGGCGAACTGGCGCGGGTTGGTGCCGCGCACGATCGGCTTGGTCGGGTCGAGCTCGAACAGGTTCGCCCCGGGGTAGACGCCGGCGTAGATCTTGCCCTGGTAGGAGAGCAGCCCTTCGGCCTGGCCCAGCGCGTTGGCGTTCTCGGCGAAGGCGCCGGTCGCCGGGTCGTAGGAGGTGATCCCACCGCTGGGGTAGGCGCTGGACCAGATCCTGCCGTCCGGGCCGGCCTCGAGCGTCTGCAACTGGGCGGGCAGGCCCGGGACCGGCACGGTCACCACCTTCTTCGCCCCGGTCATCGGGTTGAAGTAGTACATCTTGCCGCTGAGGTCGATGGTGACGAGGGTCCGGCCGCGCCACTCGGGTCCACCGAGGTGGGTCCAGCCGAACCCGCGGGACGTGCCGTACCCGGTGAAGGCGGTCGGGGTGAGCGTCCGGGTCTTCAGGTTGTACGCCATCAGCCGAGCCGAGGTCGAGGCGAAGTAGACGTTGCCGTCGTCGTCCGGGGTGGAGAAGTCCAGCCCGCGGCCGTTGCCCAGCTCGGCGATCCACTCGCCGGTGGTCAGGTCGTGCACGAGCACCCGGTTGCTGTTGGTCACCCGGGCGAAGAGCGTCTTGTGGTGGACGTCGAGGTCGTAGACGAACTGCTCGGCGCGGTACTGCTCGGGCAGCGGGATCTCCCGCCGGTCGCCGGACTCGACGTCGATCTCGACCACCCGGGCGACCGTGCCCAGACCGGTGTAGATCTTGCCGTTCGCCACGCTGATGCTGCGCACGTACTGCTCGCCGGGCCAGACCTGCCCGTAGTCGCGGACCGCTCCGGTGCGGTGGTCGACGGAGTAGACCTTGCCGGTGGGGAAGGTGCCGACGAAGACCCGCTTCCCGTCGTTCGCCAGGCGCCAGGTCGCCGTCTCCCCCGGCGCCGGCGACCCCAGGTCCTCCACGTGGTCGGCGCCGGGGCGGTAGCGGAACAGCTTGCTGTCGGCCCCGATGTACGCGGTGCCGTCCGGGGTGACGGTGCCGCCCCACGAGCCGCCCGCGCCCGGCAGCGGCAGGGTCCGGACCACCGTCGCGGTGCGGGTGTCGATGACGTTGAGCGCGCCGGTGGTGCCGCGCGCCACGGCGTACGCGTAGTCGCCGGTCGGGGTGGAGCCGAAGGTGGCTCCGTAGATGGCCAGGTTGTGGTGGGGTACGCCGACCAGGGTCTCGGTCGCCGCGGCGGCGAGCGCGGGGGTGGCGGGTACGGCTGTGGCGGCGACCAGCGTCGCCAGGATCGCGATCGGCGCCAGGCGGCGCCGTCCAGTGAACGGCATAGGCATCCCTTCTCCGATTACGGTCGCCACCGTAAATCTCGATACATCGAAGGTCAACCGTGTACGGCGTGCCGATGCCTCGCTTGGCTCCCTGGTCATGGGTTGCCTGACTGCGGTCGCAGGCGGTTACGGCCGCAGCCCTTATCCGGCGAACGATTCCTCGCGGAGCCAGCGGCGCGATGGCGGATGGTCAGCGGGTGGGCTGCCGACCCTGGTCCCGGCCAGGTGCCCGGCGCTTCTCCGGGTCGGCCGGGGTGCGGCGCAGGCGGAGCAGAGCGGCGCCGGCGGACAGGGCGAGCAGCACCAGAGCGACCGCCGCGACCGTCCCCGGACCAATCTCGGCCAGCCAACCGCTGATCGTGGTCTGGATCGCGCCGGCCGCGTCGATGACCGGGTCGTCCACACCGCCGGCGCCGGCGAAGAGTCGGATCTCGTACCAGCCGTACCACGCCACGTAGCAGCCGGTGAGCACGAGGAGCAGACCTGCGAGGCGGCCGAGCAGCGGTGCGGCGCGACGGGTGCGGCGGACCAGGGACTCCCGGGCCAGCGCGACGGCCAGCGCGGCGATCCCGACCGCGAGTCCCATGCCCAGCGCGTACGCCAGGAACAGGCCGACGCCGGAGAGGGCGGACCCGGCACGGAAGCCCGCGACCACGACGGCCAGGAACGGGCCGATGGTGCAGCCGAGCGAGGCGATGGCGTAGGCCGCGCCGAACAGCACCATCGAGGTGAACCGCCGTCGGACCGCCGGCCCGGTGGCCAGTCGGGGCGCGAAGGTGGGCAACTGCCGGCCGGCCAGCAGCCAGCCCCCGGCGGCCACCAGGGCGAGCCCGATCAGTATCGACACCCACGGCACCCGCCGGGCCACGGCGTCCGCCGCCGGCGCGGCGAGCAGCCCGAACGTGCCGAACACCGCGACGAAACCGACGGTCATCGCGCCGGTGAGCGCGAGCGCCCGGCCGATCGGGGCGAACGGTGCCCGGGCCGCCGCCGGACCGTCGCCCAGGACCAGCACCGACAGGTACGCGGGCAGGAGCGCGAACCCGCACGGGTTCACCGCGGCCAGCAGGCCGGCACCCAGCGCGAGACCGTACGGGGCGTCGGGCATGCTCAGCTCAGCCCGCTGACCCGGTTGCGCAGTTCCGGCTGCGACAGTGGACCCGAGTACACGACGGTGCCGGCGGAGTCCAGCAGCACGTAGTGTTCCTGGCTGGTGACCTTGAACCGGCGCCACACCTGGCCGTCGTCGTCGGAAAGATTGGGAAAGCCGTCGATGCCGGTGTCCCGGGCGAACCGCCGCATCGCCTCGTCGCCACTACCCAGCCCGGCGACACCGATCAGGTTGACCCGCGCCGCATTGTCCCGCTGCACGGCGGCCACCTCGCCGGCCACCCCTCGGCACCGGCTGCACCACGCGGCCCAGAACCACAGCACCGCCGGCTTGCCGGCGAGGCTGCTGCCCGCGAACGTCCCACCGTCGATCGTCCGTGCGCTGAACGAGATCGTCTCCGGAAGCGCACCCGCGGTCGCGCCGGGGCTCGGCGCCGCCGCGGTCGACGGTGCCGCGTCGACCGACGTGGCGGTCGCGCCGCTCGGGGCGGCGGGCCGCTCCTCGGCACCGCCGCAGGCTGTGAGAGCGAGGACGGCGGCGGTGAGCAGCGTCGCGATCGGGACAGTGGCGGCACGGGCACCGGGCATGATCGGATGGTAGTCGGCCCATCCGCTCCACCGTCCTTACCGACCGGTTACGGAACGGAGCCGGACGCGCGGCCGGGCCGGGCGCGGAGCAGGTCGCCTCCGCACCCGGCCCGGAGTTCGCTACAGCTCCCTGACCCGGACGTTGCGGATCTCGATCAGGTCGTTCGTGCCGTGGTTCTGCAACCCGACGAACCCGCTGAGGAACTGGCGCAGGTCGGTCGGCGGGTCGCCCTGGCGGGACGACGCCTTGCCCGGCGTGTTGTCGAACTCGTTGATCACGACCCCGTTGCGGGTGATCGTGTAGTGCTGCCCGACCACCCGGATCTCGTAGTCGTTCCACTGGCCCTTCGGCGTCACGCCGGCCTGGTCCAGCCCGATCGGGTCGAAGTTGTAGACCGACCCGGTCTTCTGCGGCTCACCGGTGGGCCCGTCGTAGATCTGGATCTCGTGACCGCAGTAGATCGCCACCCAGGCCTGGGAACTGCGGGCCGAGCCGACCGTGCCGCAACTGTCGGCCGGCCGTTCCTCCAGCGGCGTGCGCGGGTCCGGGAACCGGACGAACGCGCCGCTGTTGGCGTACGTGTTGCCGGTGGACACGTCCCGGAACTGCAACCGCAGCGAGAAGTCGGCGAACTCCTGCTTGGCGTACCAGAGCATGCCGAGCCCACCGGAGCTGCGGATCGAGCCGTCCGGCTGGAGCGTGAACGATCCGCCGGGCGCCTGCCGCCAGTCGGCCAGCGACTGCGCGCTGCCGTCGAAGATCGGCTGGTAGCCGGGGACCTTGCCGATCGCCGACTGGGCAGCGGCCTTCTGCAACGCGGACGCCTCGCGGTTGTCGAGGACGCCGGCCTTGCGCAGGTCGCCCACCACGCTGGCGACGTGGCTGACGAACTGACCGTGGTCGGTCCACATGCGCTCGTCGTCGATCAGGTCGTTGACCGTGCAGTCGCCGCCCACCTCGTGGTTGGTCACCCCGGTGTCGGTGTCGAGCATCCGCACCGTCGTGCGGGTGTCCGGCGCGGCACACCCGACCACCACCTGGACCTTGCCGGTGGCCACCTCTCCGTCGGCGTAGGTCACCTTGACCGTCGCCTGGTAGGTGCCGAACTTCGCGTAGGTGTGGGTCGGGTTGGCCTCGCGCGACGGCGCGCTGCCGTCACCGAAGTTCCACTCCCAGGCCACGCCGCCGGCCTTCGCGCTGGAGAAGGCGATGGTCTTCGGGTTGCTCTGCGCGACGGCCCGCGCGGTGGCGTGGTTCGGGTTCGGCGTCGCCGGCCCGCCCTGGTAGGCGACCCGGATCAGCTTCTGGTTGGCGTGCAGGCTGAAGAAGCCGCCGGCGTAGTCCAGCATGTACAACGCGCCGTCCGGGCCGAACTTGGCGTCCATCCAGGACTGCAGCTGGGTGCCGCCGCTGCCGGAGCGGATGATGCTGCGCAGGTCCTCGGCGAACGCCGGCGGCCCGTGGCTGTCGACCTTGCTCTTGTCGACGGTCACCGCGACCCGGTTGTTGGCGTTGGACTGGTCACCGATGAACCACTTGTCGTCCCAGTACTCCGGCCACGCGACGCCGCTGTCGACGTCGACGTTCTCCCGCTGGTACGTCGGGCCGTCCATGATGGCCTGGCCGCCGCCCTTGAGGTACGGCTGGGTGAAGGTCTCGTCGCCGACCTGGTACGTCGGCAGCCCGCTGCCGTCGGCGCGCTTCGGGAAGACCGGGCCACCGCCCTGGGGCGAGTACCAGATCATGTTGTCCCGTGCCGGCGGGATGTTCACCAGGCCGGTGTTACGCGGGGAGGTGTTCTTCAGGTTGTCGCAGTCGTACCAGCCGGTGAGCACGTTGGCGTCGGTGTTGCTGCGGTCCCGGTAGGGCTGCCGGTTGCCCATGCAGTACGGCCAGCCCTGGTTGCCGGCGGAGGTGATGATGGTGGCCGTCTCGTACTTCGCCGGTCCGAGCTCGGGGCTCGGGGCGCCGGCGTCCGGGCCGACCCAGGCGGCGGTCAGCCAGTCGTTGACCGGGTCCCAGGCGATCCGGGCGATGTTCCGCACGCCCATCACGTAGATCTCCGGGCGGGTCTTGCCGCCACCCTCCTCGTTGCCGGTGAACAGGTTGCCCGGCGGGATGGTGTACGTGCCGTCGGACTCCGGGTGGATCCGAAGGATCTTGCCGTTCAGGTCGTTGGTGTTGCCGGAGGTACGGCGGGCGTCCTGGAACGACACGCCCTGGTACTCCTGCGTCCAGTTGTTGCCGGAGTAGCCGTTCGAGCCACCGGAGGAATTGCTGTCACCGGTGCCGATGTAGAGGTTGCCGGACTCGTCGAAGGTCATGCCGCCACCGGCGTGGCAGCAGCTGTGGATCTGCGTGTCCCAGTGCAGCAGGTCCTTACGGGTGCTCTGGTCGATGGTCTGCTTGGCGGCGTCGTAGGTGAACCGGGACACCGTCCGCTGACCGATCCGCTTGACCCGGTCGATCGACTCGTGCGGCATCCAGTAGACGTACACCCAGCCGTTCTGCGCGAACTTCGGGTCCAGCGTGATGCCGACCAGGCCCTCCTCGTTCTTGACCAGTTCGCTGCCGCTGCCCCGGTTGCCCATCACGGCCAGCGTGGTGAGCAGCTTGACCTGCTTGGTCTTCGGGTCCCACCGGTGGATGGTGCCGCAGCCGAGGCCGACCCTCGGGTCGTCCCAGCTGACCACCGGCCCGGACGGGCAGGCCGCCTTGCCGATGTAGAACACCGTGCCGTCCGGCGCGATGGTCAGGCCGTGCGGCTCGCCGATCTGGTCGAGCTGTCCGGGCTGGTTGGTGGTGGTCAGCCGCTCGATCCGGTAGTTCGACGCGACGGTGGCCTGGCAGTCGCCGCGGACCAGGCCGGCGGTCCACCGGATCGCGCCGAGCAGGTGGCTGCGGAACTGCTTGTCGGTGGTGTAGCTGGCCTCGGTGCGGCCCATGCCGGTGTAGAAGGACCGGCCGCCGTCGTAGTCCTGGCACCAGGAGATCGGGTGGAAGGCGCCGTTGCCGCTCAGGCCCGGGTTGTAGGTGCCCTCCTCGACCTGGGCGACGGTGTGCACCCGGCCGACCGGGCTCGGGTCCCAGTTGATCCACTGGTCGGACCGCTTCATGGTCAGCGGCAGGCCCTCGTTGGCCGGGTGCTGCCGGTCGGTTAGGTCGACCACCGCCTCCTGCACCGTGCTGTCCGGCGGCGGGCCGGCGTCCGGGCCGATCAGCCACAGCTCGGCCAGTTGCACCAGCGGCTCCCCGCTGTTCGCGGTGACGTTGAGTCGGTAGTGCTGGTACGCCTTGTCGTTGGTGAAGCTGAACTGCCGGGTCTGGAACCGCTGCGGGAAGGTCTCGTTGCTGCGGGTGTCCAGGTCGGTCCAGGAGTTGCCGTCCGCGGAGCCCTGCAGGGTCCAGTTCTTCGGGTCCCGGCCGGGGAAGTCGTTGGCCGAGGTGAGCGCGTACCGGCTGACCACCACCGGCTTGGCCAGCTTGACCGCGAGCCAGCCGGTCGGGTTGAAGGTCAGCCACTTGGTGCCGGTCGAGCCGTCGATCGCCTTCGCCGCCGTCTCGTTCGGCGGGTTCTCGGCGCTCGCCGTGGCGGAAACGGGCTTCTCGGCGTTCGGCAGGCCGGCCGCCGGTCGGGTGCCGATCAGCCCGGTGAACCAGGCGGAGCTGGGCTGGGCGCGGGCCGCGTCGTGTACGCCGAGGAAGCCGCCGCCGCCCTTGATGTACGCCTGGAACGCCGCCTCCTGGGCGTCGTTCAGGGCGACCCCGTTGGCGGACAGGAACACCACGGCCCGGTACCGGGCCAGGTTGCCGACGGTGAACACGCCCGGGTCGGCGGAGGCGTCGACGGCGAAGCCGTGCTCGCCGCCCAGGCTCCGGATCGCGTCGACGGCCTTGCCGACCGGGTCGTCCTGCTGGTCGACCGGGCCGTGGAAGACCAGCAGCTTCACCGCCGCCGCGGCCTCGGCGGCGGCGGCCTGCACGGGTGCCGGGGCGGCGGCCTGCGCGGGCAGGGCCAGCAGCCCGAGCGCCAGCACGGCGCTCGCGGCGAGCGCGCCGCTGCGTCGTACGACCCGTCGGGTGGGTGGTGGGGAGGCTGTGACGTCGACGGGTGGGCGTCCGACCCATCTGGACAGCCGGGAGCGGTGCTGAGCCATCTCGACTCCTTCACAGGTGAGGTGTGGCGGAGGTGCGTTGTCCGAGCGGTTCGAGCAGAAGGCGGTGCGGTCGGGGTTGGCGGGCGCGGACCACGGCGGTGGCCCGCGCCGGTGGCGGCTGCCGGTCCGTTCAGCTCCGGACGGACCGGCAGCCACCGGCCCTCGTCGGCGGCGCGGCGGCCGCCGGCGTCACTTGTGCTGGTGCTGCCCGGCGGCGGTGTCCGCGCCGGTGGTGGCGCCGGCCGCGGTGCCGCCGGCCGGGTGGGCGTGGGAGTGGTCGTGGCCGGGCGGCATGTTCCCGTTCTCGTCCAGGACGTGCAGCATCGTCGACATGCCGCCGTCGGAGTGGAACTGCATGTGGCAGTGCAGCATCCAGTGGCCCGGGCCCACCGAGGCGCCGGCGGTCACCGTGACGCCGAACGAGTCGCCGGGGCCGAGCGGCTTGTTGTCGATGGTCTGGACGAGGTCGGCGAAGGGTTCCCCGTTGGGCAGCACCCCGGTGCGGTTGTCCGCCCAGGCGTGCCCGTGCAGGTGGAAGGTGTGCATGTCGTTGCCGATGCCGACGACGATGAACTCCACCTTCTCGCCCTTGCGGGCGACCAGGCAGGTCGGTCCCGGCTGCGGTTGCTGCGCGTCGCAGGTGTCGGCGGCAGCGCCCCGGCGCAGGTTGATGCTTTGCCGGTCACCGAAGACCACGGTGTAGGTGCGGTCGGGCTTCGGGTCACCGGGGCGGCGGACCACCAGCCCGCCGAAGAGCCCCGCGCCGAGGCCCTGGGTGCCGTGCGGGCCACCCACCACGTGGTCGTGGTACCACCAGTGGCCGGCCGTGCCCGGCGCGCCGGTCTTCTTGTTGCGCTGCTGGGCGAACCAGGTGTATGTGCGCGACTCGCCGGGCGGCACGAACGAGCCGGACTGCACCGTGCCGTCGGAGAGCTGGGTGTACTTCACCCCGTGCACGTGCAGCGAGACGCCGAGCGGGTGCGCCGGGTCGGTGCGCAGCTGCTCCAGGGTGGCCGCGGGCACCTGGTTGTGCACCGTGATGGCCAGGCACTCGCCCTCGGTCATCTCGATGGTGGGGCCCGGGTAGGAGGCGGTCTGCGGGGTGAGGCCGTAGCCGAGCCGGACCTGCGTGCCGTCCTTGGTCAGCTCCACCGCGTACAGCTGCATGGTGCGGTCCGGCTTGGCGCAGCCCTCCGGCCGCTCGGCGAAGAACGATCCGGTGCGGGCGGTCGCCAGGCCGCCGGCGCCGACCACGGTGAGCAGCACGGTGGCCGCCACCACCAGCAGCCGGCGGGCGCTGGAGCGGGGCCGACGCGGCTCGCCCCGGTCGTCGCCGGTCGCGCCGCCGTCGACCGACGGTGGCGGGTCCTCGACCAGCCGCCAGGCGCTCACCGTTCACCCCGCAGGTCGACGATCCGCTGGTAGCTGCGCTCGGCGGCGCCCAGCGAGCCGGGCGGGTTCGGCTGGGCGTTCGGTGCGGTGTCCTGCTCCCAGAGGTAGGTGAACCGGCCACCGCCGTCGAGTTCGGTGAAGAACTCGGCGAACGGGATGGTGCCGGCGCCGAACTCCACGTCCAGGTAGGAGTTGCCCTGCTGCGGGTCGGGCAGCGGGACGCCGTCCTTGACGTGGAACAGCGGGAACCGGTGCGGCTGGGCCTTGACGTAGTCCACCGGGCGGAACCCCGGGTACTTGCGGGCGCCGCCGTACGCCCACAGGATGTCCAGCTCCAGGAACACGTACCGGGGGTCGGTGAGTTCCAGGAACAGGTCGTACAGCCGCACGTCGGGCCGGTCGAGCGCGAAGCTGAACTCGATGGTGTGGTTGTGCTGGTAGAGCTTGATCCCGCGGGCCGCGGCGGCGGCGCCCCAGGTGTTGAACTCGGCGGCGGCGGCCTGGTAACCGGCGATGGTGCGGTTGCCGGTGGGCGCCGAGGCGGTGCCGATGGCCGGCATGCCGAGCGTCTCGGCGACGTCCAGTTCCCACTCCAGGTTGTTGCGGAAGTCACCGAGCCCGCGGTGGCTGCCGGCCGCCTTCAGCCCGTTGTCGTCGAGCAGCTGGCGGATCTGCGCCGGCGTGATCGGGCCGACCGCGCCCTGGGTGTAGCCGGCGAACTCCACCTCCCGGTAGCCGATCCGGGACAGCTCCTCGAACACGGCCGCGAAGCCGAACTGCGCGATCTTGTCGCGGACGCTGTAGAGCTGGATGCCCAGGTGCCCGCGCGGCACCAGGTGCCCGTTCGAGGCGCCGCCGGATGCCGCGGCGGGCAGCGCGCCGGCGAGGCTGGCGGCGCCGACCGCGACGGTGGAGCCGGCGAGGCCGCGCAGCAGCGCCCGGCGGTCGATCCTGTGTTTCGCCATGGTTGGTTCCCTTCGCTCGTCAGCAGCAGCTGGTCGAGGTGGCAGAGGACGGCGCGCCGCCGGGGCAGCACGGGGACAGCGGCGCGATCCGTACGTCGCGGAAGCTCACGACGTCGCCGGTGCCGTGGTTCTGCAGGCCGATGTGGCCGCTGGCGTGCTGACGCCCGGCGCCGCCGGGGTCGTCGGCCCGGGGCGGGCTGAACACCGCGTCCGGCGCGTTGACGTACTCGTTGATCAGCTCGCCGTTGCGGAACACGGAGTAGTGCTGGCCCACCACCCGGATCTCGTAGTCGTTCCAGGTGCCCTTCGGGGTGACCCGCGCGCCGTCGAGGTCGACCCGGTCGAAGCCGTACACCGAGCCGCTCTTGTACTGGTCACCGTCGGGCCGGTCGTAGATCTGCAGCTCGTGGCCGTACTTGATGGCCACCCACTCGGGCCGCGACTCGGCGGGGTGCCCGTGCACGTTCGGGAAGCGGACGAAGACCCCGCTGTTGGCCCGGCCGGTGCCCGGCGCGTCGTCCCGCCACCGCAGCTTCAGCGAGAAGTCGCCGTACTCGGCGGTGCGCAGCCAGAGCATGCCCAGGCCGGGCACGGCGCGGCTGGTGATCGACCCGTCGGCGTTGCGGGTGAAGCCGCCCGCCCCGACGTGCTCCCACCGGTTGAACGAGGCCGCCGAGGAGTCCAGCAGCGGGCGGTAGCCGCTCTTCTGGTCCGGCTTGCCGACGCCGGAGCGGGCGGCGGCGCTGACCAGGCGGCCGTGCTCCTTGTGGTCGATGACGCCCAGGTGGTGCAGGTGCTCGGCGATCTCGGTGACGTGCTTGACGAACTGGCCGTGGTTCGGCCACTCGCGCTCGTCCTCGATGGCGTTGTTGATCGTGCAGGCGCCCTCGACGACCCGGTTGGGCACGCCGCTGTCGATGGTGCCGAGCCACACCGTTGGCCGGGTGTCCGGCACCGGGCAGCCCGGCTCGCCGCTGGCCACGACGGTGAAGGTCACCGACGCGGTGCCCGAGGTGTTGCCGGCCTTGTCGGTGGCCCGGTAGCTGACCGTGTGCGCGCCGGGCCGGTTCACCGTGATCGGCGCGGTGTAGGCGGCGTACGGCTGCCCGTCGAGGGAGTACTCGATCCGGTCGACGCCCGAGCCGGCGTCGGCGGCGGTGAGGATCACCGTGGCGCTGCCGAGGTAGGCGCCGTCGTCGTCGAGCTGGCCGGCGAGCGCGGCCGTGACGGTCGGCGGGGTGGTGTCCGGCGCGGGCGGGTCGACCACGGTGAAGGACACCGACTGGGCGGCGGAGGTGTTGCCGGCCTTGTCGGTGGCCCGGTAGCTGACCGTGTGCGCGCCGACCTGGTTGACCGTCACCGGCGCGGTGTAGACGGCGTACGGCTGCCCGTCGAGGGAGTACTCGATCCGGTCGACGCCGGTGCCGGCGTCGGTGGCCGAGACGGTGACCGTGGCGGAGCCGACGTACGCCCCGGCGTCGTCCCGCTGGCCGCTCACCGTGGCGGTCGCCGTGGGTGGCGTGGTGTCCGGGGCCGGCGGCCGCACCACCGTGAACGACACCGACTGCGGCGTCGAGGTGTTGCCCGCCTTGTCGGTGGCCCGGTAGCTGACCGTGTGCTGCCCCGGCTCGCTGACCGTGACCGGCGCGGAGTACGCGGCGTAGGCGTCCCCGTCGAGCGAGTACTCGATCCGGTCGACGCCCGACTCGGTGTCGGTGGCCGACAGGGTCACCGTCGCCGACCCCACGTACGCTCCGGCGTCGTCCCGCTGCCCGGTCACCGCCGCGGTCACCGTCGGCGGCGTGGTGTCCGGCGCCGGCGGCCGCACCACGGTGAACGACACCGACTGTGCCGCCGAGGTGTTGCCCGCCTTGTCGGTGGCCCGGTAGCTCAGCGTGTGCTGGCCGAGCTGGTCGACCGTCACCGGCGCCGAGTAGGCGGCGTACGGCTGCCCGTCGAGGGAGTACTCGATCCGGTCGACGCCGGAGTCCTCGTCGGTGGCGGACAGGGTGACCGTCGCCGACTCCAGGTACGCCCCGGTGTCGTCCCGCTCCCCCGCCACCGCGGCGGTGACGGTCGGCGGGGTGGTGTCCGGTGTCGGCGGCTCGACCACGGTGAACGACACCGACTGCGCCGCCGAGGTGTTCCCCGATTTGTCGGTCGCCCGGTAGCTCACCGTGTGCTGGCCGACCTGGTCGACCGTCACCGGCGCCGAGTACGTCGCGTACGCCCCGCCGTCCAGCGAGTACTCC
This genomic window contains:
- a CDS encoding cytochrome c biogenesis CcdA family protein, which codes for MPDAPYGLALGAGLLAAVNPCGFALLPAYLSVLVLGDGPAAARAPFAPIGRALALTGAMTVGFVAVFGTFGLLAAPAADAVARRVPWVSILIGLALVAAGGWLLAGRQLPTFAPRLATGPAVRRRFTSMVLFGAAYAIASLGCTIGPFLAVVVAGFRAGSALSGVGLFLAYALGMGLAVGIAALAVALARESLVRRTRRAAPLLGRLAGLLLVLTGCYVAWYGWYEIRLFAGAGGVDDPVIDAAGAIQTTISGWLAEIGPGTVAAVALVLLALSAGAALLRLRRTPADPEKRRAPGRDQGRQPTR
- a CDS encoding redoxin domain-containing protein → MPGARAATVPIATLLTAAVLALTACGGAEERPAAPSGATATSVDAAPSTAAAPSPGATAGALPETISFSARTIDGGTFAGSSLAGKPAVLWFWAAWCSRCRGVAGEVAAVQRDNAARVNLIGVAGLGSGDEAMRRFARDTGIDGFPNLSDDDGQVWRRFKVTSQEHYVLLDSAGTVVYSGPLSQPELRNRVSGLS
- a CDS encoding multicopper oxidase domain-containing protein, whose protein sequence is MSAWRLVEDPPPSVDGGATGDDRGEPRRPRSSARRLLVVAATVLLTVVGAGGLATARTGSFFAERPEGCAKPDRTMQLYAVELTKDGTQVRLGYGLTPQTASYPGPTIEMTEGECLAITVHNQVPAATLEQLRTDPAHPLGVSLHVHGVKYTQLSDGTVQSGSFVPPGESRTYTWFAQQRNKKTGAPGTAGHWWYHDHVVGGPHGTQGLGAGLFGGLVVRRPGDPKPDRTYTVVFGDRQSINLRRGAAADTCDAQQPQPGPTCLVARKGEKVEFIVVGIGNDMHTFHLHGHAWADNRTGVLPNGEPFADLVQTIDNKPLGPGDSFGVTVTAGASVGPGHWMLHCHMQFHSDGGMSTMLHVLDENGNMPPGHDHSHAHPAGGTAAGATTGADTAAGQHQHK
- a CDS encoding ThuA domain-containing protein, with the protein product MAQHRSRLSRWVGRPPVDVTASPPPTRRVVRRSGALAASAVLALGLLALPAQAAAPAPVQAAAAEAAAAVKLLVFHGPVDQQDDPVGKAVDAIRSLGGEHGFAVDASADPGVFTVGNLARYRAVVFLSANGVALNDAQEAAFQAYIKGGGGFLGVHDAARAQPSSAWFTGLIGTRPAAGLPNAEKPVSATASAENPPNETAAKAIDGSTGTKWLTFNPTGWLAVKLAKPVVVSRYALTSANDFPGRDPKNWTLQGSADGNSWTDLDTRSNETFPQRFQTRQFSFTNDKAYQHYRLNVTANSGEPLVQLAELWLIGPDAGPPPDSTVQEAVVDLTDRQHPANEGLPLTMKRSDQWINWDPSPVGRVHTVAQVEEGTYNPGLSGNGAFHPISWCQDYDGGRSFYTGMGRTEASYTTDKQFRSHLLGAIRWTAGLVRGDCQATVASNYRIERLTTTNQPGQLDQIGEPHGLTIAPDGTVFYIGKAACPSGPVVSWDDPRVGLGCGTIHRWDPKTKQVKLLTTLAVMGNRGSGSELVKNEEGLVGITLDPKFAQNGWVYVYWMPHESIDRVKRIGQRTVSRFTYDAAKQTIDQSTRKDLLHWDTQIHSCCHAGGGMTFDESGNLYIGTGDSNSSGGSNGYSGNNWTQEYQGVSFQDARRTSGNTNDLNGKILRIHPESDGTYTIPPGNLFTGNEEGGGKTRPEIYVMGVRNIARIAWDPVNDWLTAAWVGPDAGAPSPELGPAKYETATIITSAGNQGWPYCMGNRQPYRDRSNTDANVLTGWYDCDNLKNTSPRNTGLVNIPPARDNMIWYSPQGGGPVFPKRADGSGLPTYQVGDETFTQPYLKGGGQAIMDGPTYQRENVDVDSGVAWPEYWDDKWFIGDQSNANNRVAVTVDKSKVDSHGPPAFAEDLRSIIRSGSGGTQLQSWMDAKFGPDGALYMLDYAGGFFSLHANQKLIRVAYQGGPATPNPNHATARAVAQSNPKTIAFSSAKAGGVAWEWNFGDGSAPSREANPTHTYAKFGTYQATVKVTYADGEVATGKVQVVVGCAAPDTRTTVRMLDTDTGVTNHEVGGDCTVNDLIDDERMWTDHGQFVSHVASVVGDLRKAGVLDNREASALQKAAAQSAIGKVPGYQPIFDGSAQSLADWRQAPGGSFTLQPDGSIRSSGGLGMLWYAKQEFADFSLRLQFRDVSTGNTYANSGAFVRFPDPRTPLEERPADSCGTVGSARSSQAWVAIYCGHEIQIYDGPTGEPQKTGSVYNFDPIGLDQAGVTPKGQWNDYEIRVVGQHYTITRNGVVINEFDNTPGKASSRQGDPPTDLRQFLSGFVGLQNHGTNDLIEIRNVRVREL
- a CDS encoding sugar phosphate isomerase/epimerase family protein; protein product: MAKHRIDRRALLRGLAGSTVAVGAASLAGALPAAASGGASNGHLVPRGHLGIQLYSVRDKIAQFGFAAVFEELSRIGYREVEFAGYTQGAVGPITPAQIRQLLDDNGLKAAGSHRGLGDFRNNLEWELDVAETLGMPAIGTASAPTGNRTIAGYQAAAAEFNTWGAAAAARGIKLYQHNHTIEFSFALDRPDVRLYDLFLELTDPRYVFLELDILWAYGGARKYPGFRPVDYVKAQPHRFPLFHVKDGVPLPDPQQGNSYLDVEFGAGTIPFAEFFTELDGGGRFTYLWEQDTAPNAQPNPPGSLGAAERSYQRIVDLRGER
- a CDS encoding OmpL47-type beta-barrel domain-containing protein, whose amino-acid sequence is MNGYSPPGRRPRGRLRRSITAVATAVLLTLTAGLAAAPATARPLDAGRSTAGSEAPRQLQAQVLTWTAGDNFLSYLSAPTTAVAGPATLVFENSAATGNTTGMQHTLTFDTTNPAYNSDVDVNILADPTDANGGRWTVDVVLSPGTYRYFCAIPGHGGMAGLLVVTGGSSDTTPPTASATVSGERDDNGAYLGAATVTLSATDEGSGVDRVEYSLDGGTYGTYTAPVTVNQPGQHTLSYRATDQAGNTSTPQSVSFTVVEPPAPDTTPPTVTAAVTGQRDDAGAYVGAATVTLSASDTESGVARVEYSLDGGAYATYSAPVTVDQVGQHTVSYRATDKSGNTSAAQSVSFTVVEPPTPDTTPPTVTAAVAGERDDTGAYLESATVTLSATDEDSGVDRIEYSLDGQPYAAYSAPVTVDQLGQHTLSYRATDKAGNTSAAQSVSFTVVRPPAPDTTPPTVTAAVTGQRDDAGAYVGSATVTLSATDTESGVDRIEYSLDGDAYAAYSAPVTVSEPGQHTVSYRATDKAGNTSTPQSVSFTVVRPPAPDTTPPTATATVSGQRDDAGAYVGSATVTVSATDAGTGVDRIEYSLDGQPYAVYTAPVTVNQVGAHTVSYRATDKAGNTSAAQSVSFTVVDPPAPDTTPPTVTAALAGQLDDDGAYLGSATVILTAADAGSGVDRIEYSLDGQPYAAYTAPITVNRPGAHTVSYRATDKAGNTSGTASVTFTVVASGEPGCPVPDTRPTVWLGTIDSGVPNRVVEGACTINNAIEDEREWPNHGQFVKHVTEIAEHLHHLGVIDHKEHGRLVSAAARSGVGKPDQKSGYRPLLDSSAASFNRWEHVGAGGFTRNADGSITSRAVPGLGMLWLRTAEYGDFSLKLRWRDDAPGTGRANSGVFVRFPNVHGHPAESRPEWVAIKYGHELQIYDRPDGDQYKSGSVYGFDRVDLDGARVTPKGTWNDYEIRVVGQHYSVFRNGELINEYVNAPDAVFSPPRADDPGGAGRQHASGHIGLQNHGTGDVVSFRDVRIAPLSPCCPGGAPSSATSTSCC